A genomic stretch from Candidatus Binataceae bacterium includes:
- a CDS encoding AAA family ATPase, which translates to MVDNGLLRSKTSSFVNRVRELTELCAGVHDTLAGQGRLFTVAGEPGIGKSRLADEAANYAVSKHMSVLWGRCWEGGGAPAYWPWIQVIRALASSTQSSIVVNWLSSDVAEVFQIVPELRALVPDLSELSPGSLSEPEQARFRLFDSVVRFFRRASEHKPILAILDDLHAADPTSLLMLLALARAVRGAGLMIVGIYRKAEVRNSVERAALIAEIEREGILLPLRGLAEAEIGEFIERTAGISPTPSLVSLLETATEGNPFFLSEILRLMAAEGHLATDPAIVSHPLQIPDGVRASIMRRIQPLSDETRQTLTVASVIGREFDLNCLAMTRDVPRERIVDALDTAIRLELVTGLEGFAGRYTFRHMLIRDALYGTLPTNSRVKLHRLVGDAIRSLDDSDGRSGEIAYHYSEAAVAGNADLAVQYSRRAAQIATQKLAYEESSRYLSTALQLLPFTSHPSEQLKADLLLELGEAQTRAGRVTEARKTCLEAADRAKRLANFDLFARAVVTAGRAISDSGVTDSALVALLTEALEVLEEADSPVRAQVLARLGVELYWSERDRGTHLCQKAVDIARRLGDRHTLILVLWAHHLSLRNPDSIQDRLADTSDIIRTAESAGERDFAQEARFYRISDLIEIGNVLEADLESQTYLRVEEQTKDPFKRGLLLRGMRALLDGRFEEAEHLAQQALVAGQESGRPLSFNSFLIQTGHVLWEQARLREFEPSLRAYIDRNPLILFAQCALVQCLIQGGKASDARAVFNTLAVNNFSTIPRDWNWLPSIFVLADVCVDLGARAEAEILYEILRPYASRNAVLGYVYCYGSVSYALARLANILGRVDESAVHFEDAIAANRRLRANTWVAHSECEYAALLLKRNTSSDRRRAFELLESVHKATDTFRSMRLQEKLQAIRLEVETAQASPGLIGDNRQNRFIERPGDSATRLSQDNVPGTITESCPAIDAIADIAAENTHKLATHVPLDGTVTILFSDMQNSTGMFEHLGDLRAQEIIRLHNAIIRKEVSAHQGIEIKSMGDGFMVAFAGARRGVLCAIAIQRAFADHCEKHRDVAIRVRIGLHTGEPINEATDLFGKAVILAARIAATAGAGEILVSSTLRDLVEGAGDIRFADSKEISLKGLAGTHRVYPVIW; encoded by the coding sequence TTGGTCGACAACGGACTGCTTCGTTCCAAGACTTCGTCTTTCGTTAATCGAGTCCGCGAGCTGACTGAACTTTGTGCCGGCGTTCACGACACTTTAGCGGGTCAGGGACGATTGTTCACTGTTGCGGGCGAGCCAGGGATCGGCAAAAGCCGTTTGGCCGACGAAGCCGCGAACTACGCCGTCAGTAAGCATATGAGCGTCCTATGGGGTCGCTGTTGGGAAGGCGGCGGAGCGCCCGCTTATTGGCCATGGATCCAGGTTATTCGAGCATTAGCTAGCTCCACCCAGAGTTCGATCGTCGTTAATTGGCTAAGTTCCGACGTCGCCGAAGTATTCCAAATTGTCCCGGAGTTGCGCGCTCTTGTGCCTGACCTATCCGAGCTTTCGCCAGGCTCTCTCTCCGAACCGGAGCAAGCCCGATTCCGTCTCTTCGATTCCGTGGTCCGTTTCTTTCGTCGCGCCAGCGAACACAAACCCATCTTAGCAATCTTGGATGATCTGCACGCGGCGGACCCCACCTCGTTACTGATGTTACTTGCTCTAGCGAGAGCAGTCCGCGGTGCGGGTCTGATGATTGTAGGTATATATCGCAAAGCCGAGGTACGTAATTCAGTCGAAAGAGCCGCCTTAATAGCAGAAATCGAGCGCGAAGGCATTTTGCTACCCTTACGCGGATTGGCAGAAGCTGAAATCGGTGAGTTCATCGAGCGAACAGCCGGAATCTCTCCGACGCCCTCTCTGGTATCTCTGCTTGAGACTGCGACGGAGGGTAACCCCTTTTTCTTGAGTGAAATTCTCCGACTGATGGCGGCCGAAGGGCATCTCGCGACTGACCCTGCAATCGTATCGCATCCATTGCAAATTCCGGATGGTGTGCGAGCATCCATCATGAGGCGGATTCAACCGCTAAGCGATGAAACCCGCCAAACCTTAACCGTCGCATCCGTAATCGGACGCGAATTCGACCTCAATTGCCTGGCAATGACAAGAGACGTTCCACGAGAGAGAATCGTTGATGCTCTCGATACAGCGATCAGACTCGAATTGGTAACGGGACTCGAAGGGTTCGCTGGACGTTACACCTTCCGACACATGTTGATCCGCGACGCTCTCTACGGAACTCTACCTACAAACAGTCGTGTCAAGCTGCACCGACTAGTCGGAGACGCCATCCGCAGCCTTGATGATTCTGACGGCCGCAGTGGCGAAATAGCTTACCATTATTCTGAGGCGGCTGTTGCCGGAAACGCCGATCTGGCTGTTCAGTACTCCCGGCGTGCCGCACAGATTGCGACACAAAAACTGGCATATGAAGAGTCTTCACGTTATCTCAGCACAGCATTGCAGCTTCTACCCTTTACGTCTCACCCCAGTGAACAACTGAAAGCCGATCTGTTGTTGGAACTGGGAGAGGCACAGACCAGGGCGGGTAGAGTTACAGAGGCTCGCAAGACCTGCCTCGAAGCGGCCGATCGAGCAAAGAGGCTTGCCAACTTTGACCTTTTTGCACGCGCCGTCGTAACCGCTGGTAGAGCGATAAGCGACTCCGGTGTTACTGACAGCGCTCTCGTCGCGCTACTTACCGAGGCCTTGGAGGTGCTTGAAGAAGCCGATAGCCCTGTGCGAGCTCAAGTCCTGGCTCGCTTAGGGGTCGAGCTCTATTGGTCTGAACGTGACCGAGGAACCCATCTGTGTCAAAAAGCTGTCGACATCGCGCGCCGACTCGGCGATCGCCATACGTTGATTCTGGTCCTATGGGCTCATCATCTCTCATTGCGAAATCCCGACAGTATTCAAGATCGTCTGGCTGACACTAGTGATATCATCAGGACTGCGGAGAGCGCTGGCGAAAGGGATTTCGCACAGGAGGCACGCTTTTATCGCATATCGGATCTCATCGAGATCGGCAACGTGTTGGAGGCGGACCTTGAATCGCAAACGTATCTGCGGGTTGAGGAACAGACCAAGGACCCGTTTAAGCGAGGACTGCTCCTGCGCGGGATGCGTGCGCTCCTCGATGGCCGTTTCGAAGAAGCGGAGCACTTAGCCCAACAGGCTTTGGTCGCGGGCCAAGAGAGCGGGCGGCCCCTCTCCTTTAATTCCTTTCTTATCCAAACCGGTCATGTACTTTGGGAACAGGCGCGCCTGAGAGAATTCGAACCTTCCCTCAGAGCCTATATTGACCGGAATCCGCTGATACTTTTTGCGCAATGCGCCTTAGTTCAGTGTCTGATTCAGGGCGGCAAGGCATCCGACGCGAGGGCGGTATTTAATACTCTCGCCGTCAACAATTTTAGTACCATTCCGAGGGATTGGAATTGGCTTCCTTCGATTTTCGTCCTTGCGGATGTGTGCGTTGATCTCGGTGCGCGCGCTGAAGCCGAGATTCTATACGAGATCTTGCGTCCGTACGCTTCGCGCAACGCGGTCTTGGGTTATGTATATTGCTATGGATCCGTAAGCTACGCTCTCGCCCGTCTGGCTAACATCTTAGGGCGCGTGGACGAGTCAGCAGTCCACTTTGAAGACGCTATCGCTGCAAACCGACGCCTTCGGGCGAACACCTGGGTTGCTCACTCCGAATGCGAGTACGCCGCGCTGCTCTTGAAGCGGAATACATCCAGTGATCGCCGTCGTGCGTTCGAACTCTTGGAATCCGTCCACAAAGCCACAGACACATTCAGAAGCATGCGGCTGCAGGAAAAGCTTCAAGCAATACGCCTGGAGGTTGAGACCGCGCAGGCGAGTCCTGGCTTAATCGGCGACAATAGACAAAATCGCTTCATCGAAAGACCAGGTGACTCAGCCACACGCCTGAGCCAAGACAATGTTCCTGGTACGATCACCGAGTCATGCCCGGCTATCGATGCGATCGCCGATATCGCGGCAGAGAACACGCACAAGTTAGCCACGCACGTTCCTCTCGATGGCACAGTCACGATTTTATTTTCAGACATGCAAAATTCGACTGGAATGTTCGAACACCTCGGCGATCTCCGCGCGCAGGAGATCATCCGTCTACACAATGCTATCATTCGGAAGGAGGTTTCGGCCCACCAGGGAATCGAGATAAAGTCGATGGGCGATGGTTTTATGGTCGCTTTTGCCGGTGCTCGCCGTGGCGTCTTATGTGCTATTGCGATTCAACGCGCCTTCGCCGATCATTGCGAAAAGCACCGTGATGTTGCTATTCGGGTTAGGATCGGACTGCATACGGGCGAACCGATAAACGAAGCTACGGATTTGTTTGGCAAAGCTGTTATTCTAGCCGCGCGGATAGCGGCAACCGCAGGTGCAGGAGAGATACTGGTCTCCTCAACGCTACGTGATCTGGTAGAAGGCGCCGGTGATATTCGTTTTGCAGATTCGAAAGAGATTTCTTTGAAAGGATTGGCAGGAACCCATCGCGTCTATCCAGTGATATGGTAG